The genome window GCCGGGGATCCCCAGCAGCCCGACCAGGGCAAAATTGATGATGGTGTTGGAGGCGTTGCCGACGAAGTTCAGCGCCAGCGGGGTGACGGTATCCTGCAGGGAGTAGAAGACCCGGTTCAGAAAGAGGTATATGGTAAAGGAGAACAGTCCCAGGGAATAGCATGACAGGACGGTGGCCATCAGCCGGGTATCCTGCAGGGTGAAACGGCCCCGCTGCATCAGCACCTGGACGATAGGCAGGCTCAGGGTCAGGTAGATGACCAGGGCGGGGATGATGACGATGGCGCTCCAGATGATCCCCTTCTCCACTGTGCCGGCGAACCTCGGCCAGTCCTTTTTGACCGCCAGCTCCGAAAGTCCGGGAAGCAGCACCGTCCCTATGGACACCGCAAAAAGTCCGTGGGGCAGCACATAAAAGGCAAAGGCGTACTGCAGGGCCGACACCCCGCCCTGGAAGTTGATGGCCAGGTTGTTCTGGACTGTCAGATTTATCTGGTTCAATATGACATAGGCCAGCACCGGCAGCGACAGCTTGACTATTTTTATGACCGCCGGATGCTTGAAATTGATGCTGAAATGGTAGCGCCATCCGGCCTTTTTCAGACCGGGGTACTGGACCAGGGCCTGGCCCAAAACGCCCAGGGTTGTCCCCAGGGCCAGCCCCACTATCCCAAACCCGGGCACCCAGCGGTAGGCCGCCAGGGTCATGATGGCTATGACATTGTTCACCACCGGGGCCAAGGCCACCACCACAAACCTGTCCCGGGCATTCAGGATGCCGCCGGCCAGGGCGGAAAGCCCGTATAAAATGATCTGGGGAACAAAGAAGATGAAGAAGAACAGCACCTGGCGGCGCAGCTCCGGACCGGCCTTGAGCGTCTGGAGGTAGACCAATAGCGGGGACCCTATCCAGCAAAGCAGGGTGGTCGCTCCCAGGGCTATCAAGGCGGCATTGACGATCTGGCTGATGTTTTTCCAGGCCTGTTCTTTGTCCGGGGACGACAGTTGCTCCACCACCACCGGGATGAAGACCGCCGAAAGGATCCCTCCCAGTATCAGTTCGTAGATCATGGTGGGCAGGATATGGGCCAGGTTATAGGCGTCGGCTATGGGGCTAAAGCCCAGCACTGCGCCCATAAAGGCCCACTTCACAAATCCGGTGAGTCTGGAGAATAGTGTCCCCAGGGACATTCCGGCCATGTGTTTCAAGTGTCGGCTCAAATCAATACCCCGAAATTTGAAGATACTGCTGCCTTGATAAATTAAAAAGGGCTTGATCGCTCAAGCCCAAATATCAAGCTAAGATCAGTTTTTCACCGCATGTACCAACGACAGTCCTGCTATGAACAGGAATCCGAACCAGTACAGCAGCATGAAGGGGATGGTGGCCAGCTGGGCATGGTCGATGGCGTACCACAGGGCGAAGGTGGTGTAG of Candidatus Edwardsbacteria bacterium contains these proteins:
- the murJ gene encoding murein biosynthesis integral membrane protein MurJ — protein: MSRHLKHMAGMSLGTLFSRLTGFVKWAFMGAVLGFSPIADAYNLAHILPTMIYELILGGILSAVFIPVVVEQLSSPDKEQAWKNISQIVNAALIALGATTLLCWIGSPLLVYLQTLKAGPELRRQVLFFFIFFVPQIILYGLSALAGGILNARDRFVVVALAPVVNNVIAIMTLAAYRWVPGFGIVGLALGTTLGVLGQALVQYPGLKKAGWRYHFSINFKHPAVIKIVKLSLPVLAYVILNQINLTVQNNLAINFQGGVSALQYAFAFYVLPHGLFAVSIGTVLLPGLSELAVKKDWPRFAGTVEKGIIWSAIVIIPALVIYLTLSLPIVQVLMQRGRFTLQDTRLMATVLSCYSLGLFSFTIYLFLNRVFYSLQDTVTPLALNFVGNASNTIINFALVGLLGIPGLALGHAAAYTIIAGISLWLIKKRLPDIRLGLVSRSLIKITAASLLTGAGAFFLNDLWLRQMGSLGLWPKAGILTGFLSLLILLYLAAAKFFGLTETNEVVLAIKRKMAPGSSQK